A portion of the Segatella copri DSM 18205 genome contains these proteins:
- a CDS encoding phosphatase PAP2 family protein, which yields MTLEWVMLGYMAITIITMLFTYTKLVNPEAMLWGRLRVLVMTIALWAVYRMIPCRITKMVRIIAQMALLAWWYPDTYEINRMFPNLDHIFAGWEQDLFGCQPALLFAKALPWAVVSELMSMGYFMYYPMIALVSFYYFFCRYYEAERAAFVMLTSFFIYYLIYIYVPVVGPTFYFDAVGISEITKGIFPALGDYFNTHTNCLPTPGYTNGIFYQLVEDAKNAGERPTAAFPSSHVGVSTICMLLVWHTGNRKLLYVMLPFYIFLCLATVYIQAHYLIDAIAGLISAVVIYFVLMAVSKGMIEHHTPSSRLRFR from the coding sequence ATGACACTGGAATGGGTCATGCTGGGATATATGGCAATCACCATTATCACCATGCTCTTTACCTACACAAAACTCGTAAACCCGGAAGCTATGCTCTGGGGACGACTGAGAGTGCTCGTCATGACCATCGCTCTTTGGGCAGTATACCGCATGATACCTTGCCGCATCACCAAGATGGTGCGCATCATTGCCCAGATGGCTTTGCTTGCCTGGTGGTATCCCGACACCTACGAAATCAACCGCATGTTCCCCAACCTCGACCATATCTTTGCAGGTTGGGAGCAGGATCTTTTCGGATGTCAGCCCGCCCTGCTCTTTGCCAAAGCCCTGCCTTGGGCTGTAGTAAGCGAACTGATGTCGATGGGCTACTTTATGTATTATCCGATGATTGCATTGGTTTCATTCTATTATTTCTTCTGTAGATATTATGAGGCTGAAAGAGCTGCATTCGTCATGCTCACCAGTTTCTTTATCTACTATCTCATCTACATCTATGTACCGGTAGTGGGTCCGACCTTCTACTTTGATGCAGTAGGGATATCAGAAATAACCAAAGGCATCTTCCCGGCTTTGGGCGATTACTTCAACACCCATACTAACTGCCTGCCGACACCGGGCTACACCAATGGAATCTTCTACCAGCTTGTAGAGGATGCCAAGAACGCCGGCGAGCGTCCTACTGCCGCTTTCCCAAGTTCGCATGTGGGCGTGAGCACCATCTGCATGCTCCTGGTCTGGCATACCGGCAACCGAAAACTGCTATACGTGATGCTGCCATTCTACATCTTCCTGTGTCTGGCTACCGTATATATTCAGGCGCATTATCTCATCGATGCCATCGCCGGCCTCATCTCTGCCGTTGTCATCTATTTTGTATTGATGGCAGTATCGAAGGGAATGATAGAGCATCATACTCCTTCTTCGCGACTGAGATTCAGATAG
- a CDS encoding ABC transporter ATP-binding protein, with product MKEFLQILRRFVPPYKKYLGLSILFNILSAVLNIFSFAALIPILQILFQVDGGIRVNEYMHWNGDWGSIKEVATNNLYYYIQEFIVVHSASTALLVIGIFLAFMTFLKTGAYFLSSATIIPIRTGIVRDIRNQIYQKINSLSLGFFSEERKGDIIARMSGDVQEVENSIMSSLDMLFKNPILILFYFVTLICISWQLTLFTILFVPPFGWFMGVVGKKLKAHSIEAQALWSDTMSMVEETLGGLRIIKAFCAEEKMNKRFNQVNSSYRDNIMRVNIRQQMAHPMSEFLGTILIVVVLWFGGILVLDYGRIDGPTIIFYLVMLYSIINPLKEFSKASYNIPKGLASMERIDKILQAEVEIKDKENPEHISSFEHQIEFRHVSFAYTDRKSAELVYVLKDINLVIPKGKTVALVGQSGSGKSTMVDLIPRYYDVQEGEVLIDGINVKDLAVHDLRMLIGNVNQEAILFNASFKDNIRFGKTDATDEEIANAAKIANAYEFITKSEHGFDTNIGDRGGRLSGGQRQRVSIARAILKNPPILILDEATSALDTESERLVQDALEKLMKTRTTVAVAHRLSTIKHADEICVLHEGKIVERGTHDELIGKDGYYKKLHDMQQV from the coding sequence ATGAAGGAATTCTTGCAAATTTTACGCCGATTCGTCCCTCCATACAAGAAGTATCTGGGACTGTCAATCCTGTTCAATATCCTGTCTGCGGTATTGAACATCTTTTCGTTTGCAGCTTTGATACCAATCCTGCAAATCCTGTTCCAAGTAGATGGTGGTATCCGTGTCAACGAGTATATGCACTGGAATGGAGATTGGGGTAGCATCAAGGAGGTTGCAACCAATAACCTGTATTATTATATTCAGGAGTTTATTGTTGTCCATAGTGCATCAACAGCCCTTTTGGTCATCGGCATATTCCTAGCCTTCATGACATTCCTCAAGACGGGAGCCTATTTCCTCTCGTCAGCCACCATCATACCTATCCGTACAGGTATCGTAAGAGACATCCGCAACCAGATTTACCAGAAGATAAACAGTCTCTCGCTCGGTTTCTTCAGCGAAGAGCGCAAGGGAGATATCATTGCCCGCATGAGCGGTGATGTGCAGGAAGTGGAGAACAGCATCATGTCGTCGCTCGACATGCTCTTCAAGAACCCTATCCTGATCCTCTTCTATTTCGTTACGCTGATCTGCATCAGCTGGCAGCTCACCCTCTTCACCATCCTCTTTGTACCACCTTTCGGCTGGTTCATGGGAGTAGTGGGCAAGAAACTGAAGGCACACAGTATCGAGGCACAGGCACTTTGGAGCGACACGATGAGTATGGTAGAAGAAACGCTGGGCGGCCTGCGCATCATCAAGGCTTTCTGTGCAGAAGAAAAGATGAACAAGCGTTTCAATCAGGTTAACAGCAGCTACCGCGACAACATCATGCGTGTAAATATCCGCCAGCAGATGGCACACCCGATGAGTGAGTTCCTGGGAACCATCCTCATCGTAGTGGTATTGTGGTTTGGCGGTATCCTGGTTCTGGATTACGGAAGAATCGACGGTCCTACTATCATCTTCTATCTCGTGATGCTCTACAGCATCATCAACCCGCTGAAGGAATTCTCCAAAGCGAGTTACAATATCCCAAAGGGATTGGCAAGTATGGAGCGTATCGACAAGATTCTGCAGGCTGAGGTGGAAATCAAGGATAAGGAGAACCCTGAGCATATCAGCAGCTTCGAACATCAGATAGAGTTCCGCCACGTTTCCTTCGCCTATACCGACCGAAAGAGCGCCGAACTGGTTTATGTATTAAAGGATATCAATCTCGTGATACCAAAAGGCAAGACTGTTGCACTTGTTGGTCAGAGCGGTAGCGGTAAGAGTACGATGGTAGATTTGATTCCTCGTTACTATGATGTACAGGAAGGCGAGGTGCTGATTGACGGCATTAATGTGAAAGACCTTGCCGTACATGACCTTCGCATGCTGATAGGAAATGTAAACCAGGAGGCTATCCTCTTCAATGCAAGCTTCAAGGATAACATCCGATTCGGCAAGACCGATGCTACGGATGAGGAAATAGCCAATGCAGCTAAGATAGCCAATGCTTACGAGTTCATTACCAAGTCGGAGCATGGTTTCGATACAAATATCGGTGACCGAGGCGGCAGACTTTCCGGTGGCCAGCGCCAGCGTGTCAGCATCGCCCGTGCCATCCTCAAGAATCCTCCTATCCTCATCCTCGATGAGGCAACATCAGCCCTCGATACCGAGAGCGAGCGCCTGGTTCAGGATGCCTTGGAGAAACTGATGAAAACCCGTACCACCGTGGCTGTGGCTCACCGATTGAGTACCATCAAGCATGCCGATGAAATCTGCGTATTGCACGAGGGTAAGATTGTGGAGCGCGGTACCCACGATGAACTGATTGGAAAAGACGGATATTACAAGAAGTTGCATGATATGCAGCAGGTGTAA
- a CDS encoding serine/threonine protein kinase, which translates to MTQVSGFILSPVDAVSDRFTEISELSTSGFNVLLRAKRNGQWWILKSLKPDVCYDSIFLQLQQKEYDILARLDHPGIVKVEGLEEVEGYGRCIVMEWIDGVTLEEWLTQGHSGFERRQIARQLLQVMEYVHNQQIVHRDLKPANIMIARNGGTIKLIDFGLSDADSYTILKSPAGTEGYVSPEQQEESVPDVRNDIYSLGVILKEMRLGWSCRWAVKRCFLPLEYRYPNVLALRMHIQSLHRRLIALNCLLAFLVLGTSGIVLYNKVVKPEILYDVVAQFTVGNLEYKSWGGGLVTVSAANDRDSVIEIPATVKYQGVSYRVDELEDSAFAVHPFLKRVVMPDNPKLHVMKHVFDGSPNLESIYFRSKTPPRLGNAIWKVTMDDIFEALSFRKIVLYVPKGSKDAYCRSPWGRFTYIVEFEK; encoded by the coding sequence ATGACGCAAGTATCAGGTTTTATATTGTCTCCTGTAGATGCAGTTTCGGATAGATTCACGGAAATCTCCGAGCTCTCTACCAGCGGTTTTAATGTCCTGCTCCGTGCCAAGCGCAACGGTCAGTGGTGGATATTGAAATCGTTGAAGCCTGATGTGTGTTATGATTCTATCTTCCTGCAGCTTCAGCAGAAGGAATACGACATCCTAGCCCGCCTTGACCATCCCGGTATTGTGAAGGTTGAAGGGTTGGAGGAAGTTGAGGGATACGGCAGATGTATCGTGATGGAATGGATAGATGGTGTGACGCTTGAAGAATGGCTCACCCAAGGGCATTCCGGTTTTGAACGCAGGCAGATAGCCCGCCAGCTTTTGCAGGTGATGGAGTATGTGCACAATCAGCAGATTGTGCATCGCGACCTGAAACCTGCCAATATCATGATAGCCCGTAACGGAGGTACGATCAAGTTGATTGATTTCGGGCTCTCTGATGCCGATAGCTATACCATTCTGAAGAGCCCTGCCGGTACCGAAGGGTATGTTTCGCCTGAGCAGCAGGAGGAGAGTGTGCCTGATGTGCGCAATGATATCTACAGCCTGGGAGTCATCTTGAAGGAGATGCGGCTGGGATGGTCTTGCCGTTGGGCTGTCAAGAGATGTTTTCTTCCTTTAGAGTATCGGTATCCTAATGTGTTAGCTTTAAGGATGCATATTCAGTCGCTTCATCGTCGCCTAATAGCTTTAAACTGTCTTCTCGCTTTTTTAGTTTTGGGCACATCAGGTATTGTTTTATATAATAAGGTGGTAAAGCCAGAGATACTATACGATGTGGTTGCTCAGTTTACTGTTGGCAACCTGGAATATAAGTCGTGGGGTGGCGGTTTGGTTACAGTAAGTGCTGCCAATGACCGGGATTCTGTCATCGAGATACCAGCTACCGTGAAATATCAGGGTGTGAGTTATCGTGTAGATGAGTTGGAGGATAGTGCTTTTGCTGTGCATCCTTTCCTGAAGCGGGTCGTGATGCCAGATAATCCCAAGTTGCACGTGATGAAACATGTCTTTGACGGCAGTCCTAATCTGGAGAGTATATATTTCCGTAGCAAGACGCCACCTAGGTTGGGAAATGCAATTTGGAAGGTGACGATGGATGATATCTTTGAGGCTCTTAGTTTTAGGAAGATTGTTCTCTATGTTCCTAAGGGTAGCAAAGATGCTTATTGCCGTTCTCCGTGGGGGCGCTTTACTTATATTGTGGAGTTTGAGAAATGA
- the miaB gene encoding tRNA (N6-isopentenyl adenosine(37)-C2)-methylthiotransferase MiaB: MKKLFIETYGCQMNVADSEVVASVMQMAGYEICEKEEEADAIFLNTCSIRENAENKIYHRLDTLHAEQKKGRKVILGVLGCMAERVKDDLIQNHYANLVCGPDSYLNLPDMIAQCEMGTNAINIELSKTETYRDIVPQRIGGNRVSGFVSIMRGCNNFCHYCIVPYTRGRERSRDAESILREVRDLQQRGFKEVTLLGQNVNSYGLSPSGKREEGSLSFAELLHMVAQAVPDMRVRFTTSNPEDMTEDILHAIAEEPNLCKHIHFPAQSGSNKILKLMNRKYTREEYLQRIADIKRIIPGCGITTDIFVGYHDETEEDHQETLSLVKEVGFDSAFMFKYSERPGTYAAKHLPDNVSEETKIARLNELIKLQTEVSAEQNKKDEGKVFTILIENFSKRSREQMMGRTEQNKAVVIDKGNHHIGEFVKVRITGSTSATLFGEEVKE; this comes from the coding sequence ATGAAGAAACTATTTATTGAGACTTATGGCTGCCAGATGAACGTGGCAGACAGTGAGGTAGTTGCCTCTGTGATGCAGATGGCTGGCTACGAAATCTGTGAGAAAGAAGAAGAGGCTGATGCCATCTTCCTGAACACCTGCAGTATCCGCGAGAATGCAGAGAACAAGATTTATCATCGCCTCGACACCCTCCATGCTGAGCAGAAGAAGGGAAGAAAGGTGATTCTCGGCGTTTTGGGCTGCATGGCTGAGCGCGTGAAGGATGACCTCATCCAGAACCACTATGCCAATCTCGTTTGCGGACCAGACAGCTATCTCAACCTGCCGGATATGATTGCGCAGTGTGAGATGGGTACCAATGCCATCAACATCGAACTCTCTAAGACTGAGACTTACCGCGACATCGTTCCTCAGCGCATCGGTGGCAACAGAGTGAGCGGTTTCGTAAGCATCATGCGTGGTTGCAACAACTTCTGCCACTACTGCATCGTGCCTTATACCCGTGGACGTGAACGCAGCCGCGATGCTGAGAGCATCCTACGTGAGGTTCGCGATTTGCAGCAGCGTGGCTTCAAGGAAGTTACCCTGCTTGGACAGAATGTAAACAGTTATGGTCTCTCGCCATCGGGCAAGCGCGAGGAAGGCAGTCTTTCCTTCGCAGAACTCCTCCACATGGTAGCCCAGGCTGTACCGGATATGCGAGTACGCTTCACCACCTCTAACCCAGAGGATATGACCGAGGACATCCTCCACGCCATTGCCGAAGAACCAAACCTCTGCAAACACATCCACTTCCCTGCACAGAGCGGAAGCAACAAGATTTTGAAGCTGATGAACCGCAAATATACCCGTGAGGAGTATCTGCAGCGCATCGCCGACATCAAGCGCATCATTCCGGGCTGTGGCATCACCACCGACATCTTCGTAGGTTATCACGACGAGACCGAGGAAGACCATCAGGAAACTCTCTCGCTGGTAAAGGAAGTAGGCTTCGACAGCGCCTTCATGTTCAAGTATTCAGAGCGCCCGGGCACCTATGCCGCCAAGCATCTGCCAGACAACGTTTCTGAGGAAACCAAGATAGCCCGCCTCAACGAACTTATCAAGTTGCAGACCGAGGTGAGTGCCGAGCAGAACAAGAAGGATGAGGGCAAGGTATTCACCATCCTCATCGAGAACTTCAGCAAGCGTAGCCGCGAGCAGATGATGGGTCGAACAGAACAGAACAAGGCGGTTGTCATCGATAAGGGCAACCACCACATCGGAGAGTTCGTGAAGGTTCGCATCACCGGTTCTACCTCTGCTACTCTCTTCGGAGAAGAAGTAAAGGAGTAA
- a CDS encoding lysophospholipid acyltransferase family protein, with product MVKIVYAFFYAISLLPFRLLYCIADFEYFMMYRVIKYRRGIVRKNLTSSFPEKSEEEIIDIEKKFYRWFSDYFFEAVKLLSISDKELHQRFQVINSEEVEQCFLEGQNVAAILGHYCNWEWLSCVGIELPKSRKIGLIYHPLRNHAFDELFKRIRSHEENGVVVPKKEILRYLVDYKRKGIMSIFGYISDQGPKWENIHLWLPFLNHPETPVFTGGERIMRKMNDAVFYVEMSRPKRGYYTATYKLITRNPNSLPEHEITRRFFQMLEETIRKNPPYYLWTHNRWKRTREEFDKRYEVVKGKVVPRE from the coding sequence ATGGTTAAGATTGTTTATGCATTCTTTTATGCAATATCGCTGCTGCCTTTCAGGCTGCTCTATTGCATTGCCGATTTCGAGTACTTCATGATGTATCGCGTCATCAAGTACCGCAGGGGTATTGTGCGTAAGAATCTCACCAGCTCTTTTCCTGAGAAATCAGAAGAAGAGATTATCGACATCGAGAAGAAGTTCTATCGCTGGTTCAGCGATTACTTCTTCGAGGCTGTCAAACTGCTCAGCATCAGTGACAAGGAGTTGCACCAGCGATTTCAGGTCATCAACAGCGAGGAAGTGGAGCAATGTTTCCTGGAAGGTCAGAACGTGGCAGCTATCCTGGGCCATTACTGCAACTGGGAGTGGCTTTCGTGCGTGGGCATCGAACTGCCCAAGTCACGCAAGATAGGCCTCATCTATCACCCTCTGCGTAACCATGCCTTCGACGAGCTCTTCAAGCGCATCCGTTCTCACGAGGAGAATGGCGTGGTGGTGCCCAAGAAAGAAATCCTCCGCTATCTGGTGGATTACAAGCGCAAGGGCATCATGAGCATCTTCGGCTACATCAGCGACCAGGGTCCCAAGTGGGAGAACATCCACCTGTGGCTTCCTTTCCTCAACCATCCCGAAACCCCAGTGTTTACGGGTGGCGAGAGAATCATGAGAAAGATGAACGATGCCGTGTTCTATGTAGAGATGTCCCGCCCTAAGCGCGGCTACTACACGGCAACCTACAAACTCATCACCCGCAATCCGAACTCCCTGCCGGAGCACGAGATTACTCGTCGCTTCTTTCAGATGCTAGAAGAAACCATCCGCAAGAATCCACCTTATTATTTATGGACGCATAACAGATGGAAGCGAACCAGGGAGGAGTTTGATAAGCGATATGAGGTGGTGAAGGGGAAAGTTGTACCGAGAGAATAG
- a CDS encoding NAD-dependent epimerase/dehydratase family protein: MKILVTGASGFIGSYIVEEALRQGMETWAAVRPTSSRKYLQDERIHFINLNLSSEEELEKELAPHEFDYIVHAAGATKCLHAEDFYKVNTEGTKHLVNVLLRLQMPIRRFVFVSSLSIFGAIREEQPYQEISEHDTPKPNTAYGKSKLEAERYLDSIGNNFPYIILRPTGVYGPREKDYFLMAQSIKQHVDFAVGFKRQDITFVYVQDVVQAVFLALDHGMNGRKYFLSDGEVYQSAAFSDLIKKELGNPWILRIKAPVWVLRIVTFFGEYLGRMTGKMSALNNDKYNILKQRNWRCDIEPAMDELGYHPHYPLERGVKLAIKWYKDNGWL, translated from the coding sequence ATGAAGATTCTAGTAACGGGTGCGTCGGGCTTTATCGGCAGCTACATCGTGGAAGAGGCCTTAAGACAGGGCATGGAAACCTGGGCGGCAGTACGCCCTACCAGTTCCAGAAAGTATCTGCAAGACGAGCGCATCCATTTTATCAATCTCAATCTTTCTTCAGAGGAAGAGTTGGAGAAAGAACTCGCCCCGCACGAGTTCGACTATATAGTGCATGCAGCCGGCGCAACGAAGTGCCTGCATGCAGAGGACTTTTATAAGGTAAACACAGAGGGAACCAAGCATCTGGTGAACGTCCTTCTGCGCCTCCAGATGCCTATCAGGCGATTTGTCTTTGTCAGTTCGCTCAGCATCTTTGGAGCCATCCGCGAAGAGCAGCCTTATCAGGAAATCTCAGAACATGATACTCCTAAGCCTAATACAGCATACGGAAAGAGTAAGCTGGAGGCAGAACGCTATCTGGACAGCATCGGCAATAACTTCCCTTATATCATCCTCCGCCCTACAGGAGTTTACGGTCCTAGGGAGAAAGATTATTTTCTCATGGCGCAGAGCATCAAGCAGCATGTTGACTTTGCTGTAGGATTCAAGCGCCAGGACATCACCTTTGTATATGTACAGGACGTAGTACAGGCTGTATTCCTGGCTCTGGATCATGGAATGAACGGCAGGAAATACTTCCTCAGCGATGGAGAAGTATATCAGTCGGCCGCTTTCAGCGACCTGATAAAAAAGGAGTTAGGCAATCCTTGGATACTACGCATCAAGGCACCTGTCTGGGTATTGCGCATCGTAACCTTCTTCGGAGAGTATCTCGGAAGGATGACGGGCAAGATGTCGGCCCTGAACAATGACAAGTACAACATTCTGAAACAGCGCAACTGGCGATGTGATATTGAGCCAGCCATGGATGAACTGGGCTATCATCCTCATTATCCACTGGAAAGAGGTGTGAAGCTCGCCATCAAGTGGTACAAGGATAACGGATGGCTGTAA